In Rhodospirillales bacterium, one genomic interval encodes:
- a CDS encoding ATP phosphoribosyltransferase regulatory subunit gives MTSNDQVLLPAGLADLLPPDAEREEAASRALVDVFRSHGYESVRPPLLEFEDTLTAGLGAAGAGSTFRLMDPHSQRMLGVRADITPQVARIATTRLASADRPLRLCYAGDVLRVNASANGGERQVRQIGAELIGCPGAEADVEILLLTIEALGTLGVEYFTIDLTSPNLVPAVMESFALSPALQAEIRDALRRKNASALEGLSGDAPRILAELAAAAGPVEESENRLRSIELPAEAAAVRDRTLEVLGRLRTHAAGVALTLDPVENRGFGYYAGVGFAVFAPGARREIAFGGRYRISADETAFGVSFFTDALLRVASDSASLRKVLVPRGQDPETAAALRRDGWIAIVDLLGPGDAEAARRARCSHVLQDGTPVPLVPDNH, from the coding sequence ATGACCTCCAACGACCAAGTCCTGTTGCCTGCGGGGCTGGCAGACCTGCTGCCGCCAGACGCGGAACGAGAGGAAGCCGCATCGCGCGCCTTGGTCGATGTCTTCCGCAGTCACGGTTACGAATCGGTGCGCCCGCCACTGCTGGAGTTTGAAGACACACTGACCGCCGGCCTAGGCGCCGCGGGCGCGGGGTCCACGTTTCGCCTGATGGATCCGCATTCGCAGCGGATGTTGGGAGTCCGGGCTGACATCACGCCGCAGGTCGCCCGTATCGCTACCACCAGACTGGCCTCGGCCGATCGCCCGCTCCGGCTCTGCTACGCCGGGGATGTGCTGCGGGTCAACGCGAGCGCCAATGGCGGGGAACGCCAGGTCCGACAGATCGGCGCCGAACTGATCGGCTGCCCCGGCGCCGAGGCGGACGTTGAGATCCTGCTCCTGACGATCGAAGCGCTGGGGACGCTGGGTGTCGAGTACTTCACGATCGACCTGACGAGCCCGAACCTGGTTCCGGCGGTCATGGAGTCGTTCGCGCTCAGCCCCGCCTTGCAGGCGGAAATCCGGGACGCGCTCCGCCGAAAGAATGCCTCCGCGCTCGAGGGCCTGTCGGGAGATGCGCCACGGATCCTTGCGGAGTTGGCCGCCGCAGCCGGTCCGGTCGAGGAGTCGGAGAACCGGCTTCGATCGATTGAGCTGCCGGCGGAGGCAGCTGCGGTCCGCGATCGCACGCTTGAGGTCTTGGGACGGTTGCGCACCCATGCGGCCGGGGTCGCGCTCACGCTGGACCCGGTCGAGAATCGGGGATTCGGCTATTACGCAGGCGTCGGGTTCGCAGTGTTTGCGCCGGGCGCCCGCCGGGAAATCGCGTTCGGCGGCCGCTACCGAATCAGCGCGGATGAAACGGCGTTCGGCGTCTCGTTCTTCACCGATGCGCTGCTCAGGGTGGCGTCGGATTCCGCATCGCTACGCAAGGTGCTCGTGCCCCGCGGACAGGATCCGGAAACCGCCGCTGCGCTGCGCCGTGACGGCTGGATTGCCATCGTGGATCTCCTGGGACCGGGTGATGCCGAGGCGGCACGGAGAGCCCGGTGCAGCCACGTGCTGCAAGACGGCACGCCAGTCCCGCTGGTGCCGGACAACCACTGA
- a CDS encoding adenylosuccinate synthase, translating into MANVTVVGAQWGDEGKGKIVDWLSHRADVVVRFQGGHNAGHTLVVDGRTYKLSLLPSGVVRGKLSIIGDGVVINPWALCDEIATVRDQGLHITPDVLRVAEGASLILPYHWELDRFREDDASDRAIGTTRRGIGPAYEDRVGRRAVRVCDLYDRPGLHRRVETALDYHNTLRRGLGRTLLDRSELLESLTDVADVLRPFVTNTAALLDQARRNRQTVLFEGAQGIMLDVHHGTYPYVTSSNTVPGQAAGGAGTGPASVGYVLGITKAYTTRVGAGPFPTEQANDIGRTLGQRGHEFGTVTGRQRRCGWFDSVMVRQAVRVAGIDGIALTKLDVLDGFETLRVCVRYRAGNETFDYFPPGETARASVEPEYEELEGWSDSTRGARSWADLPATAVKYIRRIEELIGVPVALLSTSPEREDTILVRDPFAE; encoded by the coding sequence ATGGCGAACGTCACCGTCGTAGGTGCACAGTGGGGTGACGAAGGCAAGGGCAAGATCGTCGACTGGCTGTCCCACCGGGCCGACGTGGTCGTCCGGTTTCAGGGCGGTCACAATGCCGGTCACACCTTGGTGGTGGACGGCAGGACCTACAAGCTGAGCCTGCTGCCTTCAGGCGTCGTGCGGGGCAAGCTCTCCATCATCGGTGACGGGGTGGTGATCAATCCCTGGGCGCTTTGCGACGAGATCGCGACCGTCCGGGACCAGGGATTGCACATCACGCCGGACGTGTTGCGCGTGGCGGAGGGCGCGAGCCTGATCCTGCCCTACCACTGGGAACTGGATCGCTTTCGGGAGGACGATGCGTCGGACCGTGCGATCGGCACGACCCGACGCGGTATCGGTCCCGCATACGAAGACCGGGTGGGGCGGCGCGCGGTCCGCGTGTGCGACCTGTACGACCGGCCGGGCCTGCATCGCCGGGTCGAGACCGCGCTCGACTACCACAACACGTTGCGCCGCGGTCTCGGTCGGACGCTTCTCGACAGGAGTGAATTGCTTGAATCGTTGACGGATGTCGCAGATGTGCTGCGTCCGTTTGTCACGAACACGGCAGCGTTGCTGGACCAGGCCCGCAGGAACCGTCAGACAGTCCTGTTCGAAGGGGCGCAAGGAATCATGCTGGACGTGCATCATGGGACGTACCCATATGTCACTTCGTCCAACACCGTTCCGGGACAGGCCGCTGGCGGGGCTGGCACCGGCCCCGCGAGCGTGGGCTACGTGCTTGGAATCACGAAGGCATACACTACCCGGGTCGGGGCGGGGCCGTTTCCGACGGAGCAGGCAAACGACATCGGTCGAACCCTGGGACAACGAGGGCACGAATTCGGGACTGTCACGGGCCGACAGCGCCGCTGCGGCTGGTTTGACTCGGTCATGGTACGGCAGGCGGTGCGGGTGGCCGGCATCGACGGCATTGCCCTGACCAAGCTCGACGTGCTTGACGGGTTTGAGACGCTCCGCGTCTGCGTCCGCTACCGGGCCGGGAACGAAACCTTCGACTATTTCCCGCCCGGGGAGACGGCGCGCGCATCCGTCGAGCCGGAGTACGAGGAACTCGAGGGCTGGTCAGACAGCACGCGTGGGGCCCGTTCGTGGGCGGACCTACCGGCGACGGCTGTCAAGTACATCCGCCGAATCGAGGAATTGATCGGGGTGCCGGTCGCATTGCTGTCCACCAGTCCCGAGCGCGAGGACACGATACTGGTCCGCGATCCGTTCGCCGAGTGA
- a CDS encoding SDR family NAD(P)-dependent oxidoreductase — protein sequence MDLDLQGRTALVTGSTRGIGFATVLGLARMGARVVLHGRTEESVAKGLQRFQDALGTAGEGVAGDLGNVEGCSSVFAAVPEADILVNNMGIYEMRPFDEIDDATWLDYFQINVMSGVRLARHYLPAMRRKDWGRVVFISSESGVFIPPEMIHYGFTKAAQLAIGRGLAETTVGTGVTVNSVLPGPTWVETQEERLGKRAKDENRTIEDLQGDTFRLRRTSSLLQRYATVDEVANLICYVCSKASSATNGASLRVDGGVVRTYI from the coding sequence ATGGATCTGGATCTACAAGGGCGGACAGCGCTCGTTACAGGTTCCACCCGGGGAATCGGGTTTGCCACGGTGTTGGGGCTTGCCCGTATGGGAGCCCGCGTCGTCCTGCACGGGCGCACCGAGGAATCGGTGGCCAAGGGACTTCAGCGCTTTCAGGATGCACTCGGTACGGCTGGCGAGGGCGTGGCTGGTGACCTCGGCAACGTCGAGGGCTGTTCCAGCGTGTTCGCGGCAGTTCCGGAAGCCGACATACTCGTCAACAACATGGGCATTTACGAGATGCGTCCGTTTGACGAGATCGACGATGCCACGTGGCTTGACTACTTCCAGATCAACGTGATGAGCGGGGTCCGGTTGGCGCGCCACTATCTTCCCGCCATGCGTCGAAAGGATTGGGGCCGCGTGGTGTTCATCTCGAGCGAGTCCGGGGTGTTCATTCCGCCTGAGATGATTCATTACGGCTTCACGAAGGCGGCCCAGCTGGCCATCGGACGCGGTCTTGCCGAGACCACGGTAGGGACGGGAGTGACCGTCAACTCAGTGCTCCCTGGTCCGACCTGGGTCGAGACCCAGGAGGAGCGCCTTGGAAAGCGGGCAAAGGACGAGAACCGCACCATTGAGGATCTGCAGGGCGACACCTTTCGGCTGCGGCGCACGTCGTCGCTGCTGCAGCGCTACGCAACCGTCGACGAAGTGGCGAACCTGATCTGCTACGTCTGCAGCAAGGCTTCGTCGGCGACAAACGGCGCGTCCCTGCGCGTCGACGGTGGGGTCGTGCGGACGTATATCTGA